ATTGCCAATCTGTTGTGCTCTGCATGCCTGGGTTCAAGGGGTACCAAGagcatcacaaattgaatgtgagtcAACAATTTTATGCGGTCACAGAAAAGACTAATGTCATTCCGGGAAGCATTAAAGGAGTGTTGTATGTGAGATATGAGATGTCATTGTCTCATTCTTCTGGGAACTGGTGAGGTGTGAGCCAGGGGACTGTATGCAATTCTGGgtatcacactttaggaaagatgtggccaaattAGAGACAatccagaggagagaaacaaaaatgatcaaaggtttagagaatctgacctaggaggaaaggttaaaaacactgtgcatgtttagtcttgagaaaagaagactgaggggaggcATGATACCAGTGTAGTGATgatataaagaggacagtgatcaattgctTTCAGTGCCCACTGCAGATAgtacaagaagtaattggctaaATTTGCTGCAATGGAGATTTAGGTTcaatagtaggaaaaactttgtaatgatacagGAATTTCAGCTCTAGAATAAGCTTccaaggcaggttgtggaatcctcattgTCGGAGGTTGTTAAGAACAGGTGGAACAAACcctctgtcaggaatggtctaggttcaCTTGATCCTGCCTCCATGCAGAGGGATCCATTTGATGatatcttgaggtcccttccagcctgacatgtcTATGATTGTGCAATTACCAACTGCTGTTTTTGTTGCTAAGTGCTGTTGGTGCTACAACACTGGTAATGCTGCTAGTGTTGTCCTCAGAGCTCCAACAACAGCAGCActagcagatggtgcagtgtgtTGATTCATCAGACTTAAATGTTACGTTTAAGAACGAACATAGGCTCAGTTCAGTGGCAAAGATGcttggtgtagcagggtggaccctgctccggggttttaaggggttaaaagtggcctgacagagctgggctgattgggaaagtggctgcagctggaggccacgccccaaactgaagccctggggcttataagaaggcagggaagccagagcccagagacagtctctctctgcctccagagagagatgggcctggctgcttagaggctgagactaggtacctgagtgaagcagggctgggggacaggctgaggagctagggaagctccagcctggaaagccccaggctgcggcctagcaaagggccaaaggtactgggagttgcagagggcaacctaggggtaggacgaagcagcaggtccaaaccccctttgcctgtgatgagtgggctgatactgcagtctgccccagggtgtggggctagacaatgactgacagtagccactactgaggcaaggcggggatagtagcgtggggttcccctgggagggggagacccaattatagataacaggcaccgggtccagggagggacgccggggccagagaacaggcgggtcaccagcctgccgaggcGCTCAGGGCCGGACCGAggacattccgggaccgaccagcaggaggcgcggcaggggtgagtaccgccctgttacagtggcacctgaccagggacctttagaaccgcccctgatacaaggggccagggcagggaaccCAAGAGAGTGATGGATCCCTGTTATCCCGGGGTCTTCTTTGCGGAGACTCCAGGCGTAGTCCATGGGTGGGGTTTCGAGGCAGCACCCCAGCGAAAGGGGACTGAGAACCCACAGGGACTGCAGGAGGTGCAATGGGCCCTCCAAAGACAGTTGGGCCAGCTGATAGAGGAACAGCGGGCCCTGGTGAAGTTCCTCAGGACAGAGTTCCGGAGGCGTGGAGACAGATTGGGTAGGCGCAGGGCCGGGACCAGGAGGCCCACGGCTGAGCGCCGGACATGTTATGCCTGTGCAAGGTGAGGACACATAAAGAGGGACTGTCCctactgggctgggagcaggatgcctcacccagagaaggggcagcggcaggtccctcaggcAGCCTGCCGggtgagggaacccaggcagcTGCCAGCGTGCTGGACGTGTGGGCAGACGGGCCATTTTTGGAGAGACTGCCCAGGCCCAGAGAACACGACCCAGGGCAACCCAGGAAGGGTTGGCCCAGAGAGGGACAGCGAGAAGAAGCAGGGGGCCCGGGCAATACCGAGGCGGGGAGCCTGTTGGCATTGCCGGGAGCGGGGCCACCAGAAGAAAGACTGCCCCCTAGTGGGGAGGGCAACACAGCTGGAGGCAGTCGAGAGAGTGGCTGACCGGCCAGTGGGCCACCCAGGAGAGGTGGTGAAGACCGCAGCTGGGATGGTGGGGACCCTGCGAGAGGGTCAGACCCAGACCATCACCAGGGAGGTCATTAACAAGGAGacccagacagagtggggccCGCAAGAGGCGGGAGTCCAGAAGAGACAGGTCCTAGAAACCAAATGGACCCAGGTGGTTATGGGACAGGCCACCAAGGGAACCCAGACCCTGAGGGAAGAGGGCCTGGGGGACTCGGATCTACAGGTGCAGCTAGACGCCACAGAGCAGGCATGGAAGACGGCCGTAGCAGAGCTCCGAAAAGTCCGCCAggagaaggaagccctggccggcAAATTAAAAGACAGTGAGGAGAAGCAGGCACGGCTGGCAGGACACCTCCGGGCCGCACAGGCCAGAAGGCCCCATgatccccaggggtgggggttttaagggggggtgtagcagggtggaccctgctccggggttttaaggggttaaaagtggcctgacagagctgggctgattgggaaagtggctgcagctggaggccacgccccaaactgaagccctggggcttataagaaggcagggaagccagagcccagagacagtctctctctgcctccagagagagatgggcctggctgcttagaggctgagactaggtacctgagtgaagcagggctgggggacaggctgaggagctagggaagctccagcctggaaagccccaggctgcggcctagcaaagggccaaaggtactgggagttgcagagggcaacctaggggtaggacgaagcagcaggtccaaaccccctttgcctgtgatgagtgggctgatactgcagtctgccccagggtgtggggctagacaatgactgacagtagccactactgaggcaaggcggggatagtagcgtggggttcccctgggagggggagacccaattatagatagcgggcaccgggtccagggagggacgccggggccagagaacaggcgggtcaccagcctgccgagggcgctccagggccggaccgagggacattccgggaccgaccagcaggaggcgcggcaggggtgagtacggCCCTGTTacagtggcacctgaccagggacctttagaaccgcccctgatacaaggggccagggcagggaaccCAAGAGAGTGATGGATCCCTGTTATCCCGGGGTCTTCTTTGCGGAGACTCCAGGCGTAGTCCATGGGTGGGGTTTCGAGGCAGCACCCCAGCGAAAGGGGACTGAGGACCCACAGGGACTGCAGGAGGTGCAATGGGCCCTCCAAAGACAGTTGGGCCAGCTGATAGAGGAACAGCGGGCCCTGGTGAAGTTCCTCAGGACAGAGTTCCGGAGGCGTGGAGACAGATTGGGTAGGCGCAGGGCCGGGACCAGGAGGCCCACGGCTGAGCGCCGGACATGTTATGCCTGTGCAAGGCGAGGACACATAAAGAGGGACTGTCCctactgggctgggagcaggatgcctcacccagagaaggggcagcggcaggtccctcgggCAGCCTGCCGggtgagggaacccaggcagcTGCCAGCGTGCTGGACGTGTGGGCAGACGGGCCATTTTTGGAGGGACTGCCCAGGCCCAGAGAACACGACCCAGGGCAACCCAGGAAGGGTTGGCCCAGAGAGGGACAGTGAGAAGAAGCAGGGGGCCCGGGCAATACCGAGGCGGGGAGCCTGTTGGCATTGCCGGGAGCGGGGCCACCAGAAGAAAGACTGCCCCCTAGTGGGGAGGGCAACACAGCTGGAGGCAGTCGAGAGAGTGGCTGACCGGCCAGTGGGCCACCCAGGAGAGGTGGTGAAGACCGCAGCTGGGATGGTGGGGACCCTGCGAGAGGGTCAGACCCAGACCATCACCAGGGAGGTCATTAACAAGGAGacccagacagagtggggccgccAAGAGGCGGGAGTCCAGAAGAGACAGGTCCTAGAAACCAAATGGACCCAGGTGGTTATGGGACAGGCCACCAAGGAACCCAGACCCTGAGGGAAGAGGGCCTGGGGGACTCGGATCTACAGGTGCAGCTAGACGCCACAGAGCAGGCATGGAAGACGGCCGTAGCAGAGCTCCGAAAAGTCCGCCAggagaaggaagccctggccggcAAATTAAAAGACAGTGAGGAGAAGCAGGCACGGCTGGCAGGACACCTCCGGGCCGCACAGGCCAGAAGGCCCCATgatccccaggggtgggggttttaaggggggaggtgtgtagcagggtggaccctgctccgg
The sequence above is drawn from the Mauremys reevesii isolate NIE-2019 unplaced genomic scaffold, ASM1616193v1 Contig14, whole genome shotgun sequence genome and encodes:
- the LOC120393050 gene encoding uncharacterized protein LOC120393050, yielding MDPCYPGVFFAETPGVVHGWGFEAAPQRKGTEDPQGLQEVQWALQRQLGQLIEEQRALVKFLRTEFRRRGDRLGRRRAGTRRPTAERRTCYACARRGHIKRDCPYWAGSRMPHPEKGQRQVPRAACRVREPRQLPACWTCGQTGHFWRDCPGPERDSEKKQGARAIPRRGACWHCRERGHQKKDCPLVGRATQLEAVERVADRPVGHPGEVVKTAAGMVGTLREGQTQTITREVINKETQTEWGRQEAGVQKRQVLETKWTQVVMGQATKEPRP